ACACGTTCTCACCACTGCACTACCATAGAAAGAGTTTTGAGTCATTGGCTCAGTGGGGTGGTATCCCATCCCACTCAACTCTAGCACATTGAAACTCGACTCTCATCGTAAGCATCATGATGTTTTTATTAGTGCTTATtttcatagagatagaaatgTAATGCTCCAAGTTTAGAGGATGAAAAAAGCAATCGCATGGGACTGGATGGATTTGGGAAACAGTCTCCACCTTAGTCATCCTGTTTAGATTAATGATGTCAGTAGGTGATTTCTGTTCTGATGAATAGAAGCGAGGCAGCTGCTAGAGGCTGGGCCCGAGGGTATAACTGCAGCTTGGTAGAAACATCATAGGGTAGGTTCTGGTCCTCAGCTTTGTTCAGAAACTCAGCTCGTCGGTTTCCCCAAAAGCCCACAGGAGACTGAGTTCTCCACCCGAGTCCCAGCGCATTTGTTTTCATGGGAAGATATGCCTGGCGGAACAACAGCCAGCACTGATCTCTTGCACAGGGCATGCCCTTCCCGGGGAAAGGGCCACATGAAGACCAGAATAGAACTTGGCAATAAGAGAACTAGAAAAAGGAAACCAACTTCACAGGCACTGAGTTGGGAGTGTGTATATGATTTGTGACTCTCCCTTGGACCTTCTAGATAACTGTCATTCATTCCTGGCCCGCCCCTGCCCTCCTGCTTATGGACAACATGTGGGCCACTCCACCCATATCCTTCTGTTGGTTTGTCCATACGTGATCTAGCTCATGATATGATATCATGTTTTTCTAAGACTGTAGCTGCTTTTATATGAATCATACTTCATGGTGGCTATTTCTTGGTGACATATAGAAGCACCTTATCCTTTAAAATCAAGTATATTAATAACAATTCCTACCATGTATTAAGTACCTACTCTATTGCCAAACACTGTGTTAAATCCTTTCCATATATTATCCCATTGAATCCTTATAACAATCCTGCAAGTTGTAtagcattatccccattttacagaggaggagctCTGGCTcggagaggttaagcaacttgccggTGACCACACAGCTGGTCAGTGAACCTAGTTAAGTTCATCTGACCCTGAAGCCTGGGCTCTAACCACCACTTTGCAATTTTGTTTAGAGTCTGTCCCCTCTACTGCACATTTATTCCTCTTACTTCCATATCATAATGAAACGTCCTGCCCTTGACCCTGTATACAGGGGTCTGTCTTATCCCCAGAGCCCAGAATCCATCCTTTATCTACCTCTCAGAATGTCTTGGACCATCATCCCAGCATCCTGATGCTGGAAAGGGCTCTAGGTGTTGGTTCACCCCACatcttaattttacagatgaggaaatggagtcgTCGTTGTGTAGTGGCTGTGAGAATGAGCTTTGGAATTATACATGTCAATCCTGGCTTCTCTGctgagtagctgtgtgaccttgttcaagtcacttaacctctctgagactcagcttcATTATCTGTAAGGAGTGAGCATCCATGGCCATCTGTTTGGTGGGATAACATTGGTAGAGCACCCCACACAGTGCATGGCATGTAGTAATAGTTCAATCATCGCTGGCTACTGTTATTAATAAGTGGTAGGCCAGAGAGGGTCGTGCAGAAGATGAGGGTCTCATCAGTGGCTGAGCCAGACCTCTAACACTCCACATTCCAGTGTTGCTTCCATTATTTCTTCCTACTTCcccgtgagtgaaatggcagaaATGTTCCAAGTCCCTGTCCTGTCCTGGTACAGGGAGCAACAGTTTTCCAGTTACATTAGGCATGTCATGTAGAGACATTTGGGTCCTGTCTGGAAGTACATGTGACAGGGGAAGTAGGAAGATGACCCCGAGAGCCCCAAGCcacagggcctgggggaggagcAAGGAGTGGACTAGAAGTAAAGGCTCTACAGCAATTCCCAGCGTTCACAGTCATTGCCAAGGTCACTGGCAACTGATGATCAAGTCCCCAAGCCGAAGCCACACAGGGGCCAGGAACAGAAGGAGGGTGACTTGGAGAGTCAAGACCCCCAGTGAATACAAATCTCCAGTTTTAGCAAAAACTCCAGCTACCTCTTCCTTACCAAGCCACTCGCCAGTCCCACTTGAATTGGTGACAGGAAGTGTGTCATGCCAAGACCTGGCTGCACCCACCCATCCCAAAGATGCAGGGCCATAGGGAGGAGGCTCAGCATAGAGCCCTTAGTCATCCTCTCCTTCCGTTTTTGAAAAGGTGGTGCCTCCCCACTCTCCCTCCTGAGTGAGGTCTTCTCGGCTCAGGTCTTGGTAGAGAGGTGGGGAGGACAGACCCCTCCCATTGTCACATCTCCCCTCCCTTTGCCTCTTTGCCCCGCCCCCACCAGGAAGGCAGGACTGTCCTTAGACCCAGGCAAGAGGGACCCTTTTCTGAGCCCcgcactttatttttatttatttatttatttatttgcggtatgcgggcctctcactgttgtggcctctcccgttgcggagcgcaggctccggacgcgcaggcctagcggccatggctcacgggcttagttgctccgcggcatgtgggatcttcccggaccggggcacgaacccgtgtctcctgcatcggcaggcggattctcaaccactgcgccaccagggaagcccggagcccCGCACTTTAGAAGGCCCCGTTCCGGCCCTGCTCTGGCCATGGCCCTCCCCGCAAGATTGACGAGTCCTTAGGTCCACATGGGCAGATCCCCCTGGAAACTGTGAGCTCCGAAATTCCCTGTACAGGTGGCCAGAGCCTGTGTCCAGTCTCGGCAGATCTCCTCCTTGGGTCTTTCTTCCAGAGGGCAGACACTCTGTTGATGTTCAGGCCCTCGGCCCAGAGGGTGGCCAGCGGGTGGGTATTTGTAGGCGGCGTGGATGAGCTTGGCCAtgagcccatatccctgggtgtgAGGCCCCTGGCGGTGTGGGCTGGAGCCAGGCTGGGCCTACGGGAGCTTCCCCCTGCACCTCCCCCTTTCCACACAGCACCCCGAGGCGTCCAAGAATCAAAAGTCAAGCCTTCCAGGTTGTTATGAAAAGTATATCTGTCAAAGTGGGAACacagaacatattttatttaacaatgtaAAAACATGATCAAATTCCGAATATTTAGACGTACGGTGTGTGGCCCTCCATTTGTGCCCTCGCCCCGGGCCCTGTAAGTACTGGGGATAGGAGAGGCCTTCCCAAGACCGGCCCTAAGAGGCAGGGGAGGAAAAGGCCCAAGTTGGCAGTACCCACACTGACAACCTCACCCTTCCTGTTCTGGCCTCTTGCTCACCTAGATCAGACGTGGACCTACTCCTTTTCCGGCgccttcctgttctccatggGCTTCCTGGTCGCAGGGCTCTGCTACCTGAGCTACAGATACATCACCAAGCCGCCTCCGCCTCCCAACTCCCTGGTGAGCAGGGGCCCCGGGGAGGATggagaggctgaggggagggcaCGGGCCCCAGGACCCCGACTCTCCCTCATTTCTCCCTCTAACCTAAAGATGTGGCTGGCAGCTCCCCCGGTGTATGGAAGAGAGCTAGGGATCAGGAAGAGAAGGCGTGGAATAGAAAACCCACGTGGCTTTCAAGGGGGCGCACACCCTGCCTGAAACGGGCAGCCCAGGTACCGCCACCTGGGATCGCAGGCCCACTGTTGCCACATCTTCACATTTTTTCCAGCAAAGTCAGAATTTCAGACTGTAATGTAAAATCTCTCAGGTTTCAGATCTTggcaactaatttttttaaactaagccCCCGCAAACCATACGCGTCACATCGGCAGCCCAAGTCTGGCCACCAGAGCTGCATCTTTGTTAAAGCAGCCATGCCCGCTGCAGAGCCTGCACAGTCTGGGGCCTGCAGACGCAGCTCACGCCCATCCGCCCCTCCAAGTCAAAGGCTAGATGAGCCATTTCCTGTAAAACTCTCGGGGCCTCCCCGTCCCCCATTCTTCCCCACCCTTCTCCCCGCGTGAGGCCCTTAGGGACCCAGGGCCGAGGCAGTTGAGCCAGCACCTCGAGAGCATTCCCCAAGGGCACCCCAAACCCGAGCCAGCTGCTTCCAGAGTGCCCGCCTCCTAGAGAAAGCACAGCCTACCCGCTCTCCCTAGACAACCAGACTCTGGAAGCGGCCCTCAGCTCACAGGCCGGGAGCCCTGTCCCTTCACAGAGGCTCCAGCACTTAGAGGAATCCCTGAGAAGGGATACGGGGATCGCACATCTTGGAAAAGCCCCCAGATGGTCTaccccttcccctccacccccagccctgagGAGGACCGCGGCACGCACAGCACCCTCGGGGAGCTTGAACACACCCTAACGGGCACACTGTTCTCCCTGCATAGAATGTCCAGCACGTACTGACCTTCCAGCCTCTGCAGTTCATCCAGGAGCACATCTTAAGCCCCGTCTTTGACCTCAGCGGCCCGAGTGGCCTGGCCCAGCCTGTCCAGTACTCCCAAGTCAACGTCTCTGGGCCCATCGAGCCTCCAGGAGCCCCACCGCGACACAGCCTGTCTGAGGCCGCCTACCTTGGGCAGCCGGACCTCTCCATCCTCCAGCCCGCTGGCGGGCCACCTCTCCAGACACTCCCCCCACTGTCCTATGCCCCCCAGGCTGCCCCTGAGGGCGGGCCCCTGTCCTATGCACCTCAGGTAACCCCCAAAGCTAACGCCCCCTCCTACACTCCCCAGGCCATCTCGGAGGCCCAGCCTCCTTCCTACACCCCTCAGACCACTCCGGACAGCTGGTCTCCTTCCTACGGCATATGCAGGGAAGGCTCTGGCAGAGACTCCCCACCTATGACACTCTCTGGTCCCAAACACCTCGGAACTAAAGGTCAGCTCCAGAAAGAGGCACCATCCGGAAGCTGCAGCCCAGGTGGCCTTTCTCTGCAGCAGGTGACCTCCTTGGCTATGGAGGACCCCCAAGAAGTAAAATCCTTCCACCGGCATCTGGGGGCTCACACAGACAGAGAACCTGACTCTGGTGTCATATGCGGAGAGGAGCCAAGGACACGAAGCTACGTAAAGGGCCAgctgcccctcctctcctctgtccAGATCGAGGGTCACCCCGTGTCCCTCCCTTTGCAGACTCCTTCCTGCCCGTGTTCCCCCACAGACAAGGGTCCGAGTCCCTGGGGCTTGCTGGAGTCCCTCGTGTGTCCCAGTGATGAGGGTCCAGCATCCGAGACTGAGGCCAAGAGCCCAGGCCCTCGGGCCCCAGACCTGGAGTCGCCCACGGAGCTGGACTCTCTGTTCAGAGGCCTGGCCCTGACGGTGCAGTGGGAGTCCTGAGTGGGAACAGGGTGGGCCTGGGGCTTCCTGCTGTCCCCACCCTCACCTCGCATCCTTGACCGTCACTCCCGCACGCAGTGGCGCTGTGCACTGTACAGCCCGGCCCCGGGGGGTGCCCTTGAGGAACCGGGAGAAGGACGATGACAGACCCCGCCGTGGCTGAGCTCCTTGGGAGCAAAAAGGCATGAGAAGGGCTCCGGCCAGAGGAGTTACAGAAGTGCATCATATACAAACGAGCGAGCGGAAATGAGCATGTGCACGCCAAGTTCTGCAGGACAGGACGGACAGTCAGCGTGCAGGAGTTAATATGGGGAGCCTCCCGGAGACCCAGGGCCCCAGCTCCTAATACACTGGACGCAAAGTTCTCCATGAGCCTACCTCTCTTCATTCCTGGCCACTTTCATAATCTAGTTCAGCAGAGTGAGGCCTCTGCATCCTCTGTGGTTCCCCAAAGGCTAGAAAAGGAGCCTGAAAAAGGACACCTCACAGCAGACTGGGCAGAACCAAGACAACCTGCACTTCTGCCAAGTCCAGAGGCAGCCTGATGGAGAGACTCCAGGGAGGGGTGCGGCCTGCGGCTCATCCCCAACCTGAGCTACTGCCTGGAATTGCACCATTTCAGCTTCATTCCTCTACTAGAGGCTTTACCCCAAGTGAAATGCAGGTCCACCAGGGAGGGAGAACACAGAAGCCTTTTCTGTCGGCAGGAGTTTCGGACCCTATCCTGGCAGCAGGGTTTGAAAGGAACATGGGGCCATGGGGCAACCGAAGGAGACACAACTACAAACTGTACCTACTTCACAACTTTGGAAACTCAGCCTTGGATTCAGCCCACTTGGGTTCAAATTCCGGACTTAGTACTTACCAGCCATGTGACTTCAAGCAAATGAATCACGGCtcaaaatctcagtttcctcatctgtgtcatggggataataacactgacctcacagggttgtggtgaggatgAAATTAAATAATGTCTGCAAAGTGTTTCATAGTGCCTGGCTCATGGGCAGTGCCCAATAAACAGTAGTATTTCctgttgtgatttttaaaaaataggacagTACAGGAGTGACCCACTCCCCCAATTCAGCTTGATTTTGGATCTGGCATTTTTTCATGGGCTTGAATTATCCTGATTTCCTCAGGATTGCTCCAGGCCAAGCTGCAGGAGCTGGACTATCTAGGAGGAGGCGAGGGAAGGGATTGCAGGAAACAGGGTCCAGGGACAAATGGAAACTTCTCCTTGAGTTCATAGGTGGAAGTTGTTTTGGGGGTGGCGGCAGCATTCTCAGAGGAGCTTCCTCCCCGACACCCCACCAGAGGCAGCAAGGGGCTAACCTGTCCTCCTGCCCTTGCACAGGGTCCTTGTCCGAGCTTTCAGCACGCTGTCACATCCTTTGTATCATTGCATCTCACGTGACCCCtatgatgaggaaaccaaggcccacagAGAAGGGGCTCCCCCCACAGGCCCCCACTGAGGCCGTGACACAGTGGAGCTGTGTTTGTTTGGAGCTCAAACCTAGCGATTTTTGTCTTCATCAAGAGAAGGAACTTTCCACACCAGTTTGGATTCTTGTAGGATGAGACTCCTGGGGCATAAGGAGGGGAGGGCCCCAGTGGGGTCCCCGAGGGGCAAGCGGCCCCGACCCCATCCTGTCCCAAAGCCCTGTCTGAACATTTCTGAGAAACAGCATCAAAGTccagttgtgggcttccctggtggcgcagtggttgagagcccgcctgccgatgcaggggacacgggttcgtaccccggtccgggaagatcccacatgccgccgagcggctgggcccgtgagccatggtcgctgggcctgcgcgtccggagcctgtgctctgcaacgggagaggccacaacagtgagagaggcccgcgaaccgcaaaaaaaaaaaaaaaaagtccagttgCCCCGGTGAGACCCTTTCCGGAGCGTGCAATGCCCTCCGTCCTCTGTACCCAGTACTTGTCCCCTCTtcttcctcacccctcccctccctgcgaCACAGCACCAGGGAGCACTGTCCTTATCTGTTTGTAATTAATGTTTAACATGTCTTCAGGGTCACTGGTTTAGACCCAATATCTCCATAGCAGAGGGGTGGACCGACCTCTCCAACACCCCCAGCCCTTTCTCCTCCCGGCAGCTGCTACGTTGGCCCTAATGACTGCTCCCTTCCCCCAAACTGCAAACAAGTCTGCTTCCTGTCACTCAGGGTGAACTTGGCCAAAGGTTGACTGTCTCACCTTGTTTAGTCATGAAAAACAGCTTAACAGCTGGACTGTTCTCACCAGGTGAGTGGGCCAGGGTGTCAGAGGATTTTTTTAGCAAAAGCCATAAACATCTCTTCCAACTCACAGGCCACAAAGCTCTCTAAGCTCCTTGGGGTGACAGTCGCTCCTACAGTCCATGACTCTCTGGGTCCTGTGACCCTCCTCAGGCTGGCCCTGTCCCCAGCAGGCTGCATACCCCCTCAGATCTCTGGCCTCCCAGGCAGGCAGCTCAGGCTACCAGCTAGGGGACAGAGTGTCCAAGGCCCCGGAGCTGGGCTGGGACATTGGCATTCCTCAGTGTCCTAGGCATTGACTCCACCACCAGGACTCTCCACAGCCTTGCCCCACGCAGTCCAGAGAAAGGTGAGTCTGCGAGGTGTCACCTGCCTCCAAGGCAGGCAGAGCCCAGCCCAGGAGCAAACGAAAAGTAGTCCAGCAGTGGCTGCACTAGGAGAAGtaagaggaggaggagctcaACCCCGCTGCTGGGAGTTTCCTGCCCTCGATGGTTCACCCTTCCATTCAGCTGCCACGATAGGCCGCATTCCCGACATTTGGCAAAGGAGGAAAATGTGGCTCAGAGGGGTTTCTTGCCCAAGATGGTTTCCTAAACTTGCCTCACCATGAGAATCCCCTGAGGATCTTACTAAAAATACAGCTTCCTCAGCCCTAGCCCAGACCTGCTGGATCCATAGCGACTGGGGAATCCAGATGCTTAGTAAACTCCTTTGATGATTCCTCTCAGGCAAATGGAGGGAGCCATGCTCTTATACCAATAATTTTCCTATCCTTTGGCCTCAAATCATCCCTAGagccaccacccccatccccacacccTCAGTCCCTTAGCTGACTTTCCCCTCCCACTCTAAGGAGGAAGGGGCATAAGGAAGATGCGGTTTGACATGCTAGTTTGAGAAGAACAGTGACTGGAATTAACTGAAGTGTGAGGGcagcagagggagggaagggagactcAGGCAGGGAGAAAGGAGATAGTGGGAGAGCGCATTGGACCAGACAGTTCTCCACTTGACCACCAAGTGGCGCCATCATCCAAAGACAGTTGGGTTGCTGTCAGACCACGGTGTGGAGGTTCAGGATGGTTGGCAGGTGGAATAGGGTTCAAGTGACCCTCTGTAATGTTCATAAGTCCAGGGAGGGCAACgaaagggaaaaggaggggagaaagaatgaaatatttaagatgTACTAGCCATGAGTTAAGTACTGTACCAGGCATTTCACGCATTTTAACCTCATTTGAATCTCATAAGCATTCTGCAAGATAGGTATTCATTCGTTCATTTTTGACAAGCATAcacggggaattccctggctgcccagtggttaggactccgcacgtccactgcagggggcacgcacgggttccatccctggtcggggcactaagatcccgcgtggcgtgaccaaaaaagaaagaaagaaagaaagaaaacatatatcaAGGACCCagttgtatgccaggcactgctcctGGGGCTAGGGATACAGGGAACAAGACAGGCAGGCAAGTTCCCTGTTGTCTTAGAGCTTGTATATAatttgcagataaagaaacagcCCAGACAGGAGGCCAAGATCCCCCCATTTTAGTACAGGTGCCAGAggtggggaatttttttttttttaatatttatttatttatttatctggctgcgccaggtcttagttgcagtacgcgggatcttcattgcagcgttcaggctcttagttgtgacatgcgggatctagttccccgaccagggatcgaacccaggccccctgccttgggtgtgcagattcttcaccactggaccaccagggaagtcctgaggttGGGATTTAAACCAAGGTTCACATAGCTCCAAGTCTGACCTCTGCTCAGCCTCATGGCCTGAGGGCTAGCGGCGCTCACATAAAGACACatcaggaggagggagggcatcATTGCGTTAGGGTACATGGAGTACATGGGAATCCCACACCCAGAAGGAGGGGTAGAGAAAGCTCTGAGAACGCCTAGAGTCATGTAGTTATCGGTGGAGCTCTCACTTAGCAAATGTTGCTGGGTGCCAGACGTTGCGCCACAGGCTCCACATTCCCTAATTGAATCTTTGCAATCAGACTGCAAGGCAGGCATCATTGACCCCACTGCACAGGTGATAAAACCAAAAtggctaagtgacttgcccaaggtcatagagctAGTAAGCGGGGGCCCCTCCATCAGGCTGCTTTGGGGGGAAGGGGTTATAGAACCAGTTTTAAATGtctgtctcgggcttccctggtggcgcagtggttgggagtccgcctgccgatgcaggagacacgggttcgtgccctggtccgggaagatcccacatgccgcggagcagctaagcccgtgagccatggccgctgggcctgtgcgtccggagcctgtgccccgcaacaggagaggccacaacggtgagaggcccgcataccaccaaaaaaaaaaaaaaaaaaatgtctgtctcGTGCTGGATTGGAAGCCCACACCTCTTGGCTGTAAAACAGAATCACATTCACTCCTCACAATGAATGTATAAATGTGGGTCTTAGAAATCCCTTCCTAGGTTGGGTCAGTATAAAAtgagagatagggcttccctggcggtgcagtggttaagaatctgcctgccaatgcaggggacacgggtccaagccctggtctgggaagatcccacataccacggaacaactaagcctgtgcgccacaactactgagcctgcactctagagtccgcgagccacagctactgagcccatgtgccacaactactgaatcccgcgtgcctagagcccgtgctacacaacaagagaagccactgcaatgagaagcctgtgtaccacaatgaagagtagcaccctgctcgccgcaactagagaaaagcccgcgtgcaacaacgaagccccaatgcagccaaaaataaataaatttataaattttttttaaaaaatgggagagAGCCATCAAATGTTCTCcacccaaagatgctcttaacgctgcagccagggaggaagggagatgcttAGGAAGGGGGTTTCAAATAGGCCAGGAGactgagaatttttttattttaatattttttattgaggtatatttgatgtacaatattacataagtttcaggtgtacaacatagtgattcacaactttaaaggttatattccattcatagttattataaaatattgcatattccctgtgttatacaatatacctttatagcttatttattttatacacagtagtttttacctcttaatcccctacctttatcttcccccttcccccttctctctccccactggtaaccactcgtttgttctctatatgtgtgagtctgtttcttttttgttatattcactagtttgttttattttttagattccacatataagtgacatcattcagtatttttctttctctgtctgacttatttcactcagcataatgccctccaagtccatccatgttgctgcaaatggcaaaatttcattctttgttatggctgagtagtattccattgtgtgtatacaccacatcttcttttttttttttttttttttttttttttttttttttttttttttgctgtacgcaggcctctcacggttgtggcctctcccgttgcggagcacaggctccagacgcgcaggctcagcatccatggctcacgggcccagccgctccgcggcacgtgggatcttcccggaccggggcacgaacccgcgtcccctgcatcggcaggcggactcgcaaccactgcgccaccagggaagccccgagggttCCCTTTTAGGAGACTAAGATTTTGTCTGAAGAGCTCGCTTGTGTATTCTCTCCCCAACACCCTCTCCTGAGGGGTCCCCAAGGCACTAGGAAGAATGACAGGCACGGTGCTGCTGGGTGCCCTGAGGCCCCAGGAGGAGGCCAGGAGGGAAGCTGTGTCTCTGCACTGGGGCACAGCCTCCCCCAAACCTGCTCATCTCCCGAGACCTGGCTCAGGTGTATCTTCCTCATCATGTCCTGTTGTAACTGCCTGTCTCCCCGTCTAGATTAGGGCTTACTTCCTAACGTCAGGtatcttcccttttcccttctgcATCCTCAGTGCCCACCAGGCCTAAGCAAGTATGAATGATCACGAGGGGATAAAATTGAGATGGGAGCAGGGCGAGCAAAGGTGGGGAAGAAAGTTCACACAGTGGCCACTCGGGAAGCCTGAGAACTTTGGACAGTAAAGGAGGAAAAGGCTTCCCCCCCTGTCCTGCCTGTGCCACACCCCTGCACACACCCTCGCACACACCCCACGGCGGGGCTGGTCAGTAGCTGCTGGAGGGGGCTGTGTAGAGATATGAGAAGAAACCCACTTCCATTTTCGCCAGTGATACCTTACGAGCATTAAAGGCTCATTTTTAGGTTACATCCCCTCCACGTCGTCACAAAGTCTGGGGGCCCAGCCTCACTATCTCCATTTTCAGAAGGGGAATCAGATGAGAGAAGCTGAGGGTCTTCCTCAAAGCACCTCTCACGGTGGTGGGTCGGGCGGGGGGAGGTAGAATTCAGATCAGAGCTCCCAGCAGCTGAGAAAACCTCCCCTGATGTGTCCTGCATACAACCAGGCCTGAGCTATGAGCTCCTTTCCACTGCAGTGGTGGGACTAGCGTTGGATTGGAAGGGATGGAGCCGAGGGGAGGAGCTGTctttgggagggggtgggggtggggacagctcCACCTGTTGCTGCCGTCTTGGCAATGCTGGCCCCAGGGAACGGCCCCTCCCTCtgtcggccccccccccccaataattCTCATCCATTGTCATCACACTGCTTCAGCGCTGCTATATTTAAGGCCCGTGCGGGCTCCAAGATCACATTCTTCTCCCGGTCCCCGCTGAGTCCAGGGCAAGAAGAAATCGAGGACCCTCTCATCCTCTGGAATCTTCTCCCCAGAGACACCTAAGCGGGCACTGCTGCTTCTGTGAGTCACCTCCAGGGatcagaggtggggagggagacctCCAGATAATGAGACCCTCGGCTTTCCATTGGcaagtggagtgtgtgtgtgtgtatgtgtgtgtgtgtgtgtcgggaaAGGATTCTGggagatttggggaaaaaaagtatacGTGTGCTTAGGTATCACCCCAAGTGGAAATGAGAGGGGATTCTAGAAAAAAATCTCTGCCCCATCACACTGTTCTGTGTGGCCCTGGGTCTTCTGAGCTGAGCCTTCTGTGATGTGAAagctacaacacacacacacacacacacacacacacacacacacacacacacacatcatctgGGGACACCCTGAGAAGTGGAGGCTTTCCTGCAGGAATCAGGCATCAGCAGGGACCGGGGTGGGCTGGCAGGTCCAGCAAACCTAGAGCAGTCCTGGCGGAGCCCTGCTTGGCCGGCCCGGCAGGCAGAGGATGAGA
This genomic stretch from Kogia breviceps isolate mKogBre1 chromosome 1, mKogBre1 haplotype 1, whole genome shotgun sequence harbors:
- the IL22RA1 gene encoding interleukin-22 receptor subunit alpha-1 isoform X3 → MTDRFNSLQHTIIKPPDVTCIPKARSIQMIVHPTYTPIHTGNGHRLTLEDIFQDLFYHLKLNINHTYQMHLGGKQREFEFFGLTPDTEFLGTIVSSVPTWSKESAPYVCRARTLPDQTWTYSFSGAFLFSMGFLVAGLCYLSYRYITKPPPPPNSLNVQHVLTFQPLQFIQEHILSPVFDLSGPSGLAQPVQYSQVNVSGPIEPPGAPPRHSLSEAAYLGQPDLSILQPAGGPPLQTLPPLSYAPQAAPEGGPLSYAPQVTPKANAPSYTPQAISEAQPPSYTPQTTPDSWSPSYGICREGSGRDSPPMTLSGPKHLGTKGQLQKEAPSGSCSPGGLSLQQVTSLAMEDPQEVKSFHRHLGAHTDREPDSGVICGEEPRTRSYVKGQLPLLSSVQIEGHPVSLPLQTPSCPCSPTDKGPSPWGLLESLVCPSDEGPASETEAKSPGPRAPDLESPTELDSLFRGLALTVQWES
- the IL22RA1 gene encoding interleukin-22 receptor subunit alpha-1 isoform X1, translated to MRMLLIILAAGSLVAHIAEDTPDLLQHVKFQSSNFENILTWDSRPESAPDTVYSVQYKTYGETEWQAKEGCQQITRKSCNLTVETGNLTDLYYARVTAIDAGGRSATKMTDRFNSLQHTIIKPPDVTCIPKARSIQMIVHPTYTPIHTGNGHRLTLEDIFQDLFYHLKLNINHTYQMHLGGKQREFEFFGLTPDTEFLGTIVSSVPTWSKESAPYVCRARTLPDQTWTYSFSGAFLFSMGFLVAGLCYLSYRYITKPPPPPNSLNVQHVLTFQPLQFIQEHILSPVFDLSGPSGLAQPVQYSQVNVSGPIEPPGAPPRHSLSEAAYLGQPDLSILQPAGGPPLQTLPPLSYAPQAAPEGGPLSYAPQVTPKANAPSYTPQAISEAQPPSYTPQTTPDSWSPSYGICREGSGRDSPPMTLSGPKHLGTKGQLQKEAPSGSCSPGGLSLQQVTSLAMEDPQEVKSFHRHLGAHTDREPDSGVICGEEPRTRSYVKGQLPLLSSVQIEGHPVSLPLQTPSCPCSPTDKGPSPWGLLESLVCPSDEGPASETEAKSPGPRAPDLESPTELDSLFRGLALTVQWES
- the IL22RA1 gene encoding interleukin-22 receptor subunit alpha-1 isoform X2, with the translated sequence MRMLLIILAAGSLVAHIAEDTPDLLQHVKFQSSNFENILTWDSRPESAPDTVYSVHYGETEWQAKEGCQQITRKSCNLTVETGNLTDLYYARVTAIDAGGRSATKMTDRFNSLQHTIIKPPDVTCIPKARSIQMIVHPTYTPIHTGNGHRLTLEDIFQDLFYHLKLNINHTYQMHLGGKQREFEFFGLTPDTEFLGTIVSSVPTWSKESAPYVCRARTLPDQTWTYSFSGAFLFSMGFLVAGLCYLSYRYITKPPPPPNSLNVQHVLTFQPLQFIQEHILSPVFDLSGPSGLAQPVQYSQVNVSGPIEPPGAPPRHSLSEAAYLGQPDLSILQPAGGPPLQTLPPLSYAPQAAPEGGPLSYAPQVTPKANAPSYTPQAISEAQPPSYTPQTTPDSWSPSYGICREGSGRDSPPMTLSGPKHLGTKGQLQKEAPSGSCSPGGLSLQQVTSLAMEDPQEVKSFHRHLGAHTDREPDSGVICGEEPRTRSYVKGQLPLLSSVQIEGHPVSLPLQTPSCPCSPTDKGPSPWGLLESLVCPSDEGPASETEAKSPGPRAPDLESPTELDSLFRGLALTVQWES